One Vicia villosa cultivar HV-30 ecotype Madison, WI linkage group LG5, Vvil1.0, whole genome shotgun sequence genomic window, CTTAAACCAAATCAAAAATCTTATGACCTACACACGCATTTCATCAAATCCTCTATACCTAGAAATCATGTGTTTGGGGCTTAAAGACTCAAATTGAAAAATGGGCAAGGATGATGAATATAATGCTCTAATTAAAGATAAAACGTAGAATTTAGTACTGCGACCACCTAATGTTAACGTTATTTGATCTACATGGATTTTTAGACATAAATAAAAAATGGATGGTTCTTATGAGAAACATAAGGCCTGACTTGTAGGTGATGGGGCAAGTCAACAAGTAGGCATTGATTATGGAAAACTTTTAGTCCAATTTTTAAACCAGCCATTATTTACATTGTCCTTAGTATTGTTGTGTCTAAATTCTAGAAAATTCACCAGTTCGATGTCAAAAATGTGTTTCTACATTGAGAATTAAAAGAAACGGTCTATATGCATCATTCGTTAGGCTTCAAGGACCCGACAAATCCTCATCATGTGTGTCTTCTACATACATCTCTATATAGGATTAAACAAGATCCTTGAGTTTGATACAATCGTTTTATTGATTATGTTTTATCTATTGGCTTCTCTCAAAGCAACTACGATCACTTCATCTTCATCTACAAGAAAGACACTCATATGACTTACatcttattatattttcatgatattattattactacttcTGATACTCTGAGACAACATATTATTTCACTCCTCGGTTTAGAATTTGCAATGAAAGATTTGGAATCCATGAACTTCTTTTTGGATAGTCCAGTCACTCTCCATCCCAAAGGTATATTTCTATCAAAAAAGAAGTATGCATACTGAATTCTTGTATGTGTTAGAATTGTTAAAGTTGGTATTTGTGTTTGTTAGAGTTTGTTTGAAGTCTCACATTGCTAAGGTTCCCGGACTgttgggtgtataaatatgtgagggcAACCTCACCTCTTGAGCTAGCTTTTGGGGTTGAGATCCAAGTatatttaacatggtatcagagccgggTTAAGGACTGCAATGTGGGCATTTGACCCAACCCTACACGTTAGGCGTGAGGGTGggtgttgaagttggtatttgtgtttgttagagtttgtttgaagtcccacattgctaaggttcccggactgttgggtgtataaatatgtgagggcAACCTCACCTCTTGAGCTAGCTTTTAGGGTTTagatccaagcatatttaacaAGAATGTCATCATTTAACCATGCATCACCTCGATTGACATATAATCGAACTTGTGTCACCGATAATGTTTGATATGAGGATCTGTCTCTTTATCACAGTCTTGAAGATGCTCTTTAGTATATCTCATTTTCACTCGACCAAACAATTTCTATGCAGTACAACATATAAACAAATATGTCTCTTCATATACAATCTCATGGAGGCCCAGATGCATGTTCTCATTCACGTTGGTTGCATAACCTTATTCTCAAATTACATTTCTCATTCACAAGTTCATTTTGGTTTACTATGACAACATCGATGCGATATATCTTTACGGAAACTCTGTTCAACATCCGAGAATAAAACACATCGAAATGAATATTCATTTTGTTCGAAAAAAAGTAGCTCGCGGTCATGTCTATGTTCTTCATGTCCTCTCACGGTATCAAATTGCAAATGCTTTGATAAAATTCTTCCTCTGTTGTTTCAAAACTTCGGAGACAATCTCAACGTCAATTAACATCCTACTTCAATTGaggaaataatataatttatctaTACTTAGTGCTACGTAATTTAGTGTAATTTGATTATTATGCATTATTAGATTCCTGAACAAACTTTAAGAATAGTTGTATATTAttcagaaaaaaatatgaaagaatatTAGGGAATTATACActtaggatgtgtttggattgacGGTTGACAGAATTGATTCTAGTTGAATTGAGTTTTGTATAATTGATTTTATCagaattgagtttagtagaattgatttatatttggatacatgtatgtaaaagtgagttgaacaataaattagtGTAAAAATCatctagaatcaattctggagatagaagctacaaattctaacttTGAAGTAGAATTAATTATGGAGACATAATTAATTCTATTTTTGTCTAACCAAACAACTTAAAAtaattcataatcaattctacacATCTAAAATATTTGGCGTTTTCAAAAGTTAAATGTTTGTGTTTTTAAGATTAACACTAATTTGTGTGAGCTGCAAATAATGTACTACAATTATCATTACCTTTCTTTTTGTAACCATAACTTTTAGGAAAAGATAAGACACCACCCAGCAAACAAATCCGATTTGCAAATTCAATATGTGGAACAAAACAAACAAAGCCATGTCATTTCTTCAACCCACTTTCTAAAagctttcctcatattccataattaattaattaatgtaaaaaaaaaaaaaagataactaTCCAAAGTGTGCTTAAAAGGAGGTGGTGACTTAATTATTTTATCATGAGAAACTTCAATAATTGTTATCTTCTCATTAGGGAAAGGTTGTGATTAATATGCTAAATTGAGCAATATCTTTTAATCCATGTGATGTAACACtttttacatggctatggtataATCACTTAAAGATTAAGCTAATTTCACTAAAGAATAAGTGGCTATATACCTATATCCACTCATAAAGCATTTGACCTTCCCTCCCCACCATCCATGGTTACAAATTGGACGGTGCCAACATATTGTAACAATTGTTGTCTTCCCACTACACCTACTTTAAATAACTTTTCGTTATTATATAATTTACATAATTCAATTGATATTGTAGATTGTATTTATAAAATTACAACTACtttaacatttgttgttttgcCACTACAACTACTTTAACCAACTTTTAAATATTGCAAATGGGACTGCATGGATGAGATCATGAGAACAGATAAGTTAGAGTAGAATATGACATATTATTGACAACAACAAACAATTTAAGTCTATCCTAATCTTTTAAGAGATTAATCTTTCCTATTAGTTCATTTTAAGAGAGGTggaaattgaaagaaaataaaattaagcattactttaaattttttaattgaatattatagcataaaacatataaaaattctTTCATAGACACAAACATAACACTAATCTTACACAcaatcaattataattttttaattaattaaaaaataaaataaaattttctctctctttcattatGACAATCATCTCATCTAAATAAATACATCTCATCTAATTAAATacgaaattaaatttttaataaatttaaaaaaatttctctaaattttaaataaatttaaaaaaatttctctaaattttaaataaatttaaatttttttctcttcttattAGTTATTCCTAAGAATATGAATTTATATTCATTttcatgcaagtatttctctaaaatataataggaatagaaatgattttttaagaaaatgtcttaaaataatatttaaagagtgcaatataaaaaataatgataaaaaatcaatAGTCATTTTATTaacatataaattatataaattatatatatatatatatatatatatatatatatatatatatatatataatataaattaactaACCTGTAAATTATCAATTTTAAAAGGTTTTCTATAGAATTTAAATCTGCCATATTTAAGTAAATagactttataaaaaaaattgagtctAAATTTCTGTAAAAAGAGATCAAGTCGAGCCTAACTTTAAGAGTAGGACAAGTTATATCGAATTAACTTATGCATAAGTCATACTCCATCAGTCCCTTATTATAAAAGATATTTTACACAAACTAGAAAACACAATTAATTTTGTATAGGAAAGAAAAATTAGTATAACTTTACAACATTGTCTTTTATTATTgattacataaaataaataaattaaaagaatcaAAAGAACCGTAATAAATAGTAGATTGTAAAATAATTTATGATTtggaacaattttatttttacaaagtCACTTATAAATAATTTGGGACAGATGAGTACTTATCAACATCTTTATATAGTATGAAAAATCACAATGCAATTCCAATTTAAAATCTTATCCATAAAATGATGCTTTTGTTTTGAGAGACCTTTTggaaaaataatttgaatattacAACATGTTGCATTCTTTTGCTTTTGGTAAAACTATTctcttttttctgttttttttaaattCCCTAGCAAGTTGGAAACTGGATATATGTTGTTATATCTTTGCCTTTGGAGAGACACTATATAATTATGCTAGAATTCAGTGAAATAAGAACCTTCACTCATTCTTGATTGTCCTTTATTCAAGAGGCCATCAGATCTATATAAGCTAAAAGCCAAGTAACAGCCAtaacatggaggaagaagaaggagATGAAGAGGATGAAAGCAAATGTATTCAGTTCTTGAACATTATGCTTCTCACCTTTTGAAGAGAGAAGCATGAAATCAAAAGGCAATTCATATAGGCTAAGGGAAGGCTAAGCCTTTCTTCCAGGTTCCATTCACAAAGCTGTAACTTCACTGGTGATTCAGATAACCGCATCAATTCAAACACAGTCTGCAATTTCATCTTTAATCAATGTTAATTTAGTGTTGTACTTGTATCTCTTTCCACTCATTCTTTAAACTAGTTTAATTTGAATGGTTAACTCGGAAACCGTGCAATAGATGTATGTGTCTGTTAAGGCAAACAGCATAAACTGTGATAGTAACTGGTAATGTAATGTTTACCTCTGTACTTTTTGCTGCAAGCCATGAATAAAATGGTAAAGAGTTTGTTGTCACATAGAAAACTTAAGTGTTTTCCACTGTCATCATTTACCTTGTGCAGTAAACATGTTTGTGGTCCATGATTTTTCGAATTTATGTGATGATGAGGTGTGTCCATTTGTTGTCCATGATTACTTAGAAGAGCATAACATCTCCACATCAGTGAGTGTCTTTTTTTACCTGTACAATGGTGGAGCAAACAAAAACACTAAGATTGACATCTAGTACTCTATTAAAATGAATTTCAATCTCTCACATCAGTGAGTGTTTGGAACTCCGATGAAACTGTGTCACAAACTCAGAACTTAGGTGAAACTATCTACTGTAGTTCCAAACAGGCGATCATAGGTCTAAGCTCTAAGCAATTAAGTGTTTCGATCATAAACACGACTAAGGTCTAAGCAATTGTGTGTTTCGATCACAAACACACCAGTAATCTCAATTTTGTTTTCAACAAATGCTGCTCTTTGCACATGCATTCAGAGTTCAACACAAACAGATCAACTTGTAGGAATGTATTTCGTTGTGCAAAAAATTACTCAACTTGTTGTTTCATAAAACCTCATAAGAGTATCATCCATCAATGATATCCACCATTACAAAGTCATGCGCCAATCTGTCTGTTAATGATATATTCAATTTTTTCTATAAGAAATTAATAGCCAGCAAATTACATATGCAATGGACACTGCCTAATAACTTGGTATATATAGAACGCAATCCTAATTTCTCAATCATTTAGTTCAGATAAGCATGGGGAAAAACTTTCTGACTACAAATCATGTTCTAACACCCTCGAAGAATCACTACTTGTTTTAGTTCCTACACGATTAGTTAATCGCTCTTTTTTTGTCACCATCAACAATTCAAGACATCCTATACAACATTTGAAATTAGCTATTGGCAATAACTATAACAAACTCTATTCAAGATCTAAACTCTTCTTCATATTTTCATAAACCATATAAGTAATGCTTGCAGCCGGGACAACTTTGAGGAGATTTGGAATGAGTCCCTTGTAGAACCCTCGAAAGCCTTCGTCCTTAAGGGTTTTCCAAAAAACATCAGACATTCCATTGTAAGCACCAGAAGTGTTTGTGGGTTGTGCTTGCAACCTGAGAAGCATGACAATGTAATGCGAGTCAAAAACATACATATGGTATTGATTCTAAAAGGCTAAATTATATTTTTGGTGTCTTAGGTTATTCTTTAAGTTTCACTTTggtctcttaaatttttttttccataaCTTCTGGCACAAAATAATACCTTGTACGAATAACCTGCAGTGGGTAGACACAAGTAGCTCCAAGAGCTCCCGAAACAGTTCCACAGCCGAGTTGTACTAGAGCACCAGGTTCTATTAaaaggaattaaaaaaaaaaaactttaaaaggtTGAATGATCAATTTACCAATAAGAATATAAGGTGTACAAAGGAAATAAAATTTTCAAGTCATGAAGAAGTTGAAGTAATATCGTACCTCTGtcataaataatatatttcttGGATAAATCTTTCAAGGTATCATAAGCAGTAAGATCAATGCCTGCATAAGGAATCATACCAAGAAGAGACGGAACAAGCCCTCTATAGAAAGCGCGGGGTCCCTCTTGGACCCATATATCTTTGGTAAGTGTTCCAAGCCTAGGACCCTTTCCACCTTCAGAAGCACAAGTTTGTAACCTGGTTTTGATTAGATCCAAAGGATAGATAGCAATCTGCGCAATGGCACCAGCCATGCCACCTGCAAAAAGTCTTCCGGCGGTCCCAATATCTGACTTGTTCCCTTGACTATCTCCAATTACATTTTTCAGCATTTCGTAAGCGTAAAACTTGATGGCGCTCTCTGGTGCAACCTTCACCACATTCAATCCATTACCTCGGAAAAACCCTAATAAACCATCCCGTTGCCATATCTTCATTACTGCTGGCATAATTGAAGCATTTCCAGTCTGAATTTGTAATACCACCTTTAGACGATCAAGAGGAGCAGTTGCTGTGCGAGAAGCAGCTCCTGCTATTCCCCCGGCGATAAAATATCGGCTCCTGTGCACATGTTTGCTGATGCCTTCAGGAATGACAGCCTGTTCTCCAATGTCTACAAGGCACACCCTCTCCCAATGCTGATATATATTTTCAAGGGTTGCTTCATGAGGATAAAGCAGAAGAAAATCTCTCCACTCTTCAAAAGTGATAATTCCATTATTATCCTTATCAACATGCTCAACAAAGCGCGCAAGTTCTACCTCATCAATTTCAATCCCTGCAACATCAAAGCTAACTTCGTTTATGATAAATACTAACTTAAAGACCGATATAAATAATAAGGCCTTAGCAGATTATCCCAAACACAAAAGTAGGCAAGCAAGTAAGCACAAAATATACAAAAGAATCCACCATCAAAGATTAAATTTGAATCGGCCATCACAAGCTCCAAACACAGTACAAATCCACAGAGCTGGTCACAAATTTCTTTTGAAAAAAGATTCAATTTCTATAACAAAAGAAACACATATTCACAAGGTTTACCAAAGCAGTGAATGATTACAAAACCTCAGCAGTCTCTCAACATTTGTTCATGTGTGActgataatatttataatttataacaatGGGTGAGCAACCATCACATGTAGTCTAGGATGAATCAATATTCCAAAATCGGTCAAAACTTTTCTACCTTTAAGTAGAAGTTCAAGGTCCACCACATCTTTACGGCATAGACAATGACCGGATCAACGTTGATTTAATAAAAACTAGAGAAAACTGATAAAAGTTTAGTTGTGATGCACTAATATTAATTTTCTATGCTTACTGTTGAATCGACGCCAGTTGAAGTTGTAAGGACGTAATACCACAAATTTCTATTTACCGGACAGGAAGCACTGATGTTGttagtttttaaaacaatttcaagGATTGGCCCACCATAGTCCATATAAGATACTTGCCCACTCTAGAAGGCACATTTGCATAACTCATATTCATTTAGAAAGGTTCTATAGAATCTACAAATACGGGTATAGCATAACAATCTAAGGTTTTCTAAACAAACGCAAGTTTAAGTTGATGAGTAGCATCAAATGCTATCAACAAGTCTAGGCCCACTCAACGAAAAGTAAAAACGCTAAGCAACAATCAACACCATACTCACatcaaaataaataagtaaattgaACATGCATGAAAGGGTGAAAGGGACAGATTGAAAACAACAACACTCCCAACAGAAAGTGACATGAGAGGGGCTAAAAGAATACCAGCCTTGACAAGTGCATCCCAAAGTTCTTCAGGCAAAATACACCCATTATGTTCAACATCAATCGCTTGAAAAATCCTATAAAGTTCAAGTTCTTTATCATCCATATAGCGTCTAAAATCATGATAATCGATTCTCCCATCTCTATCCGCATCACAAACCTTGAAAAGCTCCTTAGCATACTTATACTCCGGCGGTATCTGAAGTGCAGACAACCCCGCTTCAATGTGAGGATAATCCAAGTAGCCATCATCGGTAGCGTCAAAGAAATTGAACAAACTCCGAATACGAAGATCCCTTTCTTCTTTAGTCTCACGCAGAGCCAAAAGAACATGATCCATTGAAATTGAAGCGGTTTTCTTACCGGAGGTTCCGCCGCGGCCGTGATCGGTGGCCTGAGAAGGCGCCGGAGATGATTTGGGTTTGGAAAAACCGACGTGATCCATGTCTATGGCCCCAGACATGTTGCAGTTAATGGAAATTCAAAAGTATTGAGGTTTTCTGAGGAAAAGCCAGTGAAGCATTGGGGTTTAGATCTGAAGAGAGAAGAATAGTGGGGTTAGAAGGGTAAAATCAAGAGATTGAAACTGAGGAATAAAAATAGTATTATAGagaataaaattgaattgaaGAAGTCAAAggagagaagaaaaatcaataaaaaattattagagAGTAAGAACAGTCAAGCACAGTTTaaacgaagaagaagagaagTTACCTGAGATTGAAGAAAGGGTGTAATGGATGATGACTCGACGAGGGTTTGAGAAtggaaaattaattattatttatatggtAAAATAAGGGAATGATTTCCGTTTTGTTTGTTGCGGAGTTACGTAGAATCAAAATCAGGTAATTAAGAGGGGAGAGATTTAGATTGTGATTGAATTAACCTAAATAGGGAAGGCATATCAAAATCTGTTGAATCTGGTTGTTATCGAATGTGTTTAGTGTTTCAGGTTCGAGTTCAGATAAAAAAACTGAATCAATGAATATAGACGTGAATCAATGAATATGGACGTGAGTTTTATTTTGTCATCTGAATAATTTTGTGAGTTTGAATTTTGGTTTGGGTCTTGATTTCGGGTATTTGGATAGTGTGAAACTCGCATCCGATGCTATCCGTTGTCATTCATATTTTTCACTAACTTcttatgagttttttttaattcttttttaatttattattatttgtttcctATAACTTTTTCTTtaactttttaatatttattttttaattattaataaaaataacctTCCTCTTTAATTATAGATATGATTAGTTATTATatactttattataatttaattttaatatgtaTTAAAATTTACTTACTAactttttctttaattatattttgtatacttttaacttcatattttaacttttttttatattgatttcttaaataaacaaattttataacaTCATTAAAAGTAGAGTAGAATGAAATATTCATAGTTATCAAaagtatttataaattattcaagacataCTTTTAATTTATAGCAAGAGTTGAACTTATTATTTATTAATGTGTGAGTCAActtcataaaaaaaatcaatctttTTAGCCTTATTATTCTTTTGAgacaatataaatttttttaaagagatttattattataaacttATATTTAAGCTTTTTAGCTATTTATTACAACCAATGTGTATAGATATTTAAGGAGAGAAATAATAACATGTTATATgttatgtgattggaatataacATATTAAGAGCTCgtttggcccaactttttatctacttttcttctccttataaggagatggaGGGTCAAACACATTTTTCATAAAgctcttataaaaaaaaatagcttttttttaaagacaaaaaattgaataaaaggagCTTGTAAAAAAGGCGTTGAAACCAACTTTTTCGGAGCTTAAAACATGTGGTCGCGGTTCGAATTCCAACAAAAgcacttttctttaaaaaaatggcGCTAATGTAGTAGAtggaaattttttaattttttctatggTTCATAAAATCTagagttatgttttatttattctttttttcttcttgtgtttacatcatcatttttgtagatactagtattgtccaactttttattcattttatatattatatcttgttttattgtataataattttcaataataatattatgaatTTCTTCTACTATACACTATCTTATAAATGttaatataacaattaaataatactcattttatatatatatatatatatatatatatatatatatatatatatatatatatacgaaacaacttttaaattaaaaataactttaaaaataatcataaccaaacaactttaactttattttaaaagttcttatttttaattttaactttaaagtaacttttaagacttaaaaaagATGGGTTAAACGAGCTCTAAAATTATGATATTGTAAATctcatttcattttttattaattattgtatcaaaacttaattaaatatatggctaatattatatattttatttcagattaatattaaattaaatatatattgtaaACAAAATTTACTCTAAGTCACTTCACAATTTTTAGCACCGAAATTCTCTCACTAACTAcccatatttttaaattaaaaaaaaactaattgtccactaattgattaataaaaaaacattgtttattttttattatttgattagaaaaatcaatattaaaaatatgtatattattgcATGTTTACGTTTAGTTGTTAGATCCATCACTTaaaattgtatgatgattaagTTTATTGTGTTCATAGTCTTAATTTGTGTAAGCTTATATTTGATTAGAATTGATTTTTCAAATGAATATTGTTATTGATTATTCTGTAAGAATTGTAATTAAGATTTGCTTCAAATTGATAAATAGTTAAAGACATTAAACATCTTGTTTGAAGCTTTAACCATTAGTCATTGCATTGTCTATTGAATAAATCAAATCATTGGTGTGTGTATAGTATCAATCTTCTTCCAATAtctaaaaacattttaaaacaacATTTTCACCATTTTTACTTTCGCtcgttaaatatgatttttaaagttgaaaagaagagAAATTTTTGTCTATTCAACCCTCTTTTCTAGACTATTAACACTATACTTAAACCAACACTTGACTCATGCGAGATTCTTCATTGATTATGTCTGGTTCACCGTGAAGATTATGGAATTTGAGCTTAAGGTGAACTGGGGTAGCCACATGTTATGTACAAGTGTGAGTTGTTAGTCCTATATTGCTCGAAATATTGGAGGTTCAGTACTTTATAAATGAGAAGACCcattcacctatcaccttaaagttttgggtgaatatgtggtaTTTCTTTCACTTGTGTGTTGCTCTTGACCCAACGTGGATGCTTCCTATGATGACCGAAAAGTGGTATCAGAGACAATGGTTCAATTAATGGACCGGCTCCTTGTATCAAAAGTCTTCCTGACAATGTCGTGGTCAGGCAAACGTGTCTTGTTGTAGTGTTTGCAATGTCGTGATCACACTTGAGAGGAGATTATTGTGTACAAGTGTAAGTTGTTAGTACCACATTGCTTGGAATAGTGGAGGTTGAGCACTTTATAAATGAGAAGACTCATACACCTATCGCCttaaggtttttggtgaataCGTGGGTTCTCTCTCACTTATGTGTTGCTCTTGACTCAATGTGGATGCTCTTTGTGATGACCCAACACCACATCATCTAGGGTCGTCGAGAAAGGTCTGCTGAGGTGGTTCTTTCTTTTTTATAGATGACTATCAATTCCATAATTTCCCTCTTCATCGTTCTTTTTTATGGAGCATTTTCCAATAGCGCTTCCCCTGTAATGTCTGCAGTGTGTTGGCGTTTTCCATTAATCGGCCATTTTTCTTCAATACTAGCCTCTTCACAGTTAGTCACGACATTAATTACCGTGGACAAAGAATTTCTCTTCGTCGTTTCTTCTCGTTCCCCATTGCCTCCTTTGGTGTATTTAGACAAGCGACCTCTCTTTATCAAACTTTTGATTGCATCCTTTAGTTGGGTGGCATGGTTGTAGTTATTTTGAAAACAACAATACTTTATTTTGCCGGTCATGGAGGATTCTCTAATTGGAAAAGGGTTTTTTATCTCAACCTTCGAGTTTCGATGTTAGCGCACTATTGGTATATTTTCTTTTGGGGAGTGTTGGGAGGAGTATACTTATCATACCAGTTGTAGGTTCCGTGATCAAACTCCTCCCTTTGCAAGTTGGATTTCATCTTAGATGATTGCCTATAACCTAAGTTTGTTGTTGCAGGGCTATCTCCTTGGGAgataattttttttcatgattAATAAAGGGTTATGCCAAGTTCAGTAGTTCCTTCAGACTATGGGCTTCCTTGCACCCTAGCTTCTCCCCGAAGGAGATATCTTGCTTTAGATTGTTCTAAAAATTCCAGCACTTGAGGCTCTCGTCAAAGCCTCCCACTTACACAACCACTTGTGTGAAACAATCGATGTACGACCACAAACTCTTCTTCTTCCCCTAAGTGATCCCATTAAGGGTATCTATCATCATCAATTTCCTTTTTAAGCCATGAAGCGGACGATGAAGTTCTCACACATATTGGTTCATGACTCGACGCTCCCGTCTAACAAAGCTTTGAACCAGAGGCTAGCTGATTTTGTCAGTGTTAATGAAAAGAGCTTGCATATGGTGCCTCATCGTCATGGTAGTAATTCAACCAATCATCCACGTACAACACATGTTCGTCGGGATCCTCCTTTTTGTCTTACTCCTTCAGCGATAAAGGTTTTTCCAATGATTTTGGTATTCGACTTTCAAGTATGCGAGCATAAAAAAGATGTTTTTGTTAGTTCTTTACCAGTAGCTTCTCCACTTGTTCCTTAGGGGGGACATGATTACCTCAACCTCCTTCTACAATGTGAGGAGGATTCTGATGCCTCTTGCTCATTTGATGACTCGAAGATTTCAGAGTCGTACCCCAATGAGATACAAGTGACTCGGGAACAATCAGGAGGCGGGTTTTCGGACCGTGTTACCTCTTGGATTTGCATTTTGCAAGCTTTCCTCAAGACGAAGTAACCTTTCTTTAAGTGCTTGCGAGTTTTGTTGTCAAACCATGTTATATACGATATTCAACAGTTCGTTCGTGCCATGCATGCCAAGGTTAGCCAGGGACGGACCCAAAAAAATTTCTTAGTGGGGGCAAAATATTATATCAATACATAAgtgatatataataataataataataataataataataataacaataataataataataataataataataataatagggtGTGCTAGTTAAGTTAAATATATGTAATTTCTTGGTCAATGTTCAATTCTTAtcaataacaaaataaataagttGTTTATAAAAAAGTACATATTAATTTATACACAcaaaaatacatattattttatacatacaaaaaaaagaaaatacctCGATGTCAGCTCTTTAAATTTGTCCATATGTTA contains:
- the LOC131603561 gene encoding calcium-dependent mitochondrial ATP-magnesium/phosphate carrier protein 3-like, with protein sequence MSGAIDMDHVGFSKPKSSPAPSQATDHGRGGTSGKKTASISMDHVLLALRETKEERDLRIRSLFNFFDATDDGYLDYPHIEAGLSALQIPPEYKYAKELFKVCDADRDGRIDYHDFRRYMDDKELELYRIFQAIDVEHNGCILPEELWDALVKAGIEIDEVELARFVEHVDKDNNGIITFEEWRDFLLLYPHEATLENIYQHWERVCLVDIGEQAVIPEGISKHVHRSRYFIAGGIAGAASRTATAPLDRLKVVLQIQTGNASIMPAVMKIWQRDGLLGFFRGNGLNVVKVAPESAIKFYAYEMLKNVIGDSQGNKSDIGTAGRLFAGGMAGAIAQIAIYPLDLIKTRLQTCASEGGKGPRLGTLTKDIWVQEGPRAFYRGLVPSLLGMIPYAGIDLTAYDTLKDLSKKYIIYDREPGALVQLGCGTVSGALGATCVYPLQVIRTRLQAQPTNTSGAYNGMSDVFWKTLKDEGFRGFYKGLIPNLLKVVPAASITYMVYENMKKSLDLE